The following coding sequences lie in one Cloeon dipterum chromosome 1, ieCloDipt1.1, whole genome shotgun sequence genomic window:
- the LOC135934739 gene encoding beta-1,4-glucuronyltransferase 1-like has translation MARLLLRYLVLGGMLLLTFYSTIINFKEVERKPILEVREKSMRGKRSIEKPTSPLLATRRKPRKLFDGGSFSNVSDKDLETILENSLLDGHYDERGKYKNYANVFLADKYLELSKEAACVATHGTVDAIKKIFQFIKNWKGMISLALFAPSYEYFIAIVYIKHLRMCHASMRDQISWHLSLPKEIPPTLKYLHFLRRKFNCSVTGVQITNLLLAEVSDEDKKEVENLRYPQNAMRNLARRFCKTEWVLCPDVDMVFPDTLPNSESMHSKLNRFLKSDKARNCEKCAFVFPVYEIENMKGRVPESKAALLQYLAEKKAQIYHITIFAPNQLSSNLSVWEKLPLLPDVDIALPVDFNFYYEPVYVTRHGSPKFDERYIGYGMTRNTQALEMHLDGYRFFVLDSIFLSHLWGILENKPLPQSAPRKRQLQLNIKLFYTFFIRELALKYQINIDNEVLAKIGRRPTKFTYLPKVNIVYSNNKS, from the exons ATGGCACGGTTGCTTCTAAGATATTTAGTTTTGGGCGGCATGCTCTTACTTACATTCTACTCAACTATTATTAACTTCAAAGAAGTGGAACGTAAG CCTATTTTGGAAGTCCGTGAAAAATCCATGCGGGGCAAACGCTCAATAGAAAAGCCAACATCGCCGCTGCTTGCTACGCGGAGAAAGCCTCGAAAATTATTCGATGGTGGCAGCTTTAGCAACGTAAGCGACAAAGACTTAGAAACAATTCTCGAGAATTCTTTGCTCGACGGTCATTATGATGAACggggaaaatacaaaaactatGCCAACGTTTTTCTTGCCGACAAATATCTAGAGCTTTCAAAA gagGCAGCTTGCGTGGCTACGCACGGCACCGTGGACGCGATAAAGAAAATCTTTCAATTCATCAAAAACTGGAAAGGAATGATTTCTCTAGCGCTGTTCGCACCTTCTTACGAATATTTCATCGCAATCGTGTATATTAAACACTTAAGAATGTGCCACGCTAGCATGCGAGATCAG ATTTCCTGGCATTTGTCGCTTCCAAAGGAAATTCCACCTACACTAAAGTACCTGCACTTTCTGCGCcggaaatttaattgctccGTGACGGGAGTGCAAATTACCAACTTGCTCCTCGCCGAAGTGAGCGACGAAGATAAGAAAGAAGTGGAAAACCTGCGTTACCCTCAAAACGCGATGCGGAACCTGGCCAGGAGGTTCTGCAAGACCGAGTGGGTGCTGTGTCCCGACGTGGACATGGTGTTTCCGGATACGCTACCCAACTCCGAAAGCATGCATTCGAAACTGAACAGGTTTTTAAAATCCGACAAAGCAAGAAACTGCGAAAAGTGTGCCTTCGTCTTTCCCGTTtacgaaattgaaaatatgaagGGACGAGTGCCTGAAAGCAAGGCAGCGTTGCTACAGTACCTTGCAGAGAAGAAAGCCCAGATTTATCACATAACGATCTTCGCACCTAATCAGCTGAGCTCGAATTTGAGTGTTTGGGAAAAGCTGCCGCTCCTGCCCGACGTTGACATTGCTCTTCCTgtggatttcaatttttactacgAACCAGTCTATGTCACAAGGCACGGAAGTCCTAAATTTGACGAACGCTACATTGGCTATGGAATGACGAGAAATACACAG GCACTTGAGATGCATCTGGATGGCTACAGATTTTTCGTGCTTGACTCGATTTTCCTTTCACATTTGTGgggaattttggaaaacaaacCTTTGCCACAGAGTGCACCGCGAAAAAGGCAGTTGCAATTAAACATAAAACTGTTCTACACCTTTTTCATTCGTGAATTGGCCTTGAAGTATCAAATTAACATAGATAATGAGGTACTTGCGAAAATTGGAAGAAGGCctacaaaatttacatatttaccAAAGGtgaatattgtttattctaacaataagagttga